One Chryseobacterium sp. StRB126 genomic region harbors:
- a CDS encoding RagB/SusD family nutrient uptake outer membrane protein, whose amino-acid sequence MKKNILLTIAFAFLLGTTSCNDFLDNEPRGVLSEADVVTPQNVDGFVVAAYASLGNDHYDTPFSLWPYGNVRSDDAYKGGSGTNDIQTFHFFEISNNIRSDFGELDRLWYLNYVGISRCNKAIAALKQLSDSDYPNKQRRIAEMNFVRGHYYFLLKTLFKYVPYVDENTPIDDYPKISNRAKTDQQLWEAIASNFEFAAANLPVTQSEVGRPKKSAAYAYLAKVRLYQAYEQDDNYTVTQVNPATLQKSIDAANQVIGNYTLEPDFGYNFLPGTHENGPEAVFSIQYSDNDGTLFGRLNYGDMLSMPQGLGCCDFHKPSQNLVNAFKTTPQGLPMFDTFNDVDLNYNQLNSYKVDPRLYHTVALPGLPWKYDENKIFQESWSRSPGTYGYYSSLKENVPVGCGCTVNVDPFYGNSKNRIIIRYSDVLLMKAEALIELGQYNEALPLINQVRQRAANSTVLTGSYTTNNLISKYEPGVNCTWNQDFARKALRWERRMEFAMEGSRFFDLVRWGVTAGTMNSYYSVEKTKRSYYSQAGFDHGIEEYCPIPLAQINFSQGLYKQNNGY is encoded by the coding sequence ATGAAAAAGAATATACTTTTAACAATAGCTTTTGCCTTTTTGCTGGGAACTACTTCCTGCAACGATTTTCTGGACAATGAGCCGAGAGGTGTCCTGTCGGAAGCCGATGTGGTAACCCCTCAGAATGTGGATGGTTTTGTGGTTGCAGCCTACGCATCTCTTGGAAACGACCATTATGATACTCCTTTCAGTCTTTGGCCCTATGGAAACGTCCGTTCTGATGATGCATACAAAGGAGGAAGCGGAACCAATGATATCCAGACCTTTCACTTTTTTGAAATTTCAAATAATATCCGGTCAGACTTCGGTGAGTTAGACAGATTATGGTATCTCAATTATGTAGGGATTTCCAGATGTAACAAAGCTATTGCCGCACTTAAGCAGCTTTCAGATTCCGACTATCCTAACAAGCAGAGGAGGATTGCCGAGATGAATTTTGTAAGAGGACATTACTATTTTTTGCTGAAGACATTATTTAAATATGTGCCTTATGTGGATGAAAATACACCAATTGATGATTATCCGAAAATCTCAAACAGGGCAAAGACAGACCAGCAGTTATGGGAGGCTATTGCTTCTAATTTTGAATTCGCAGCGGCTAATCTTCCTGTAACACAGTCGGAAGTCGGAAGACCAAAGAAAAGTGCTGCTTATGCTTATCTTGCTAAAGTAAGGCTGTATCAGGCGTATGAGCAGGATGATAACTATACGGTAACCCAGGTAAATCCTGCCACCCTTCAGAAATCTATTGATGCTGCCAATCAGGTGATCGGAAATTACACTTTGGAGCCTGACTTTGGGTATAATTTCCTGCCGGGAACACATGAGAACGGCCCGGAGGCAGTCTTTTCCATTCAATATTCCGACAATGACGGAACGCTTTTCGGAAGACTCAATTACGGTGATATGCTTTCTATGCCGCAAGGTTTGGGATGCTGTGATTTTCATAAGCCAAGTCAGAATCTGGTAAACGCATTCAAAACGACACCGCAGGGACTGCCAATGTTCGATACTTTTAACGATGTAGATCTGAATTACAACCAGCTGAACAGCTATAAAGTAGATCCTAGATTATATCACACGGTTGCATTGCCCGGACTGCCCTGGAAATACGACGAAAACAAAATCTTTCAGGAAAGCTGGAGCAGAAGTCCGGGAACTTATGGGTATTATTCTTCATTGAAGGAAAATGTACCTGTAGGATGTGGCTGTACCGTGAATGTAGACCCTTTCTACGGTAATTCCAAAAACAGAATCATCATAAGATATTCCGATGTTTTGCTGATGAAAGCCGAAGCGCTGATAGAACTGGGGCAATATAATGAGGCTTTACCACTGATCAATCAGGTGAGACAGAGAGCTGCCAATAGTACTGTTCTGACTGGAAGTTACACCACCAACAATTTGATCAGCAAGTATGAGCCGGGCGTGAACTGCACCTGGAACCAGGATTTTGCAAGAAAAGCGTTGCGATGGGAGAGAAGAATGGAGTTTGCCATGGAAGGAAGCCGTTTCTTTGACCTTGTGAGATGGGGCGTTACCGCTGGAACGATGAACAGTTATTATTCTGTTGAGAAAACCAAAAGGTCTTACTATTCGCAGGCGGGATTTGATCACGGAATTGAGGAATACTGCCCGATTCCATTGGCACAGATCAATTTCAGCCAGGGACTGTACAAACAAAATAACGGATATTAA
- a CDS encoding SusC/RagA family TonB-linked outer membrane protein: MRIDLNYYTAYSQYAKKTEVLNAKQFGQVLWQANINDGLNPNSNNLSYSFDWGVQNGTPTLYNSYVPEYLDAGKTIKSVNTNWYDEVSQTGIANSLDVSASSASDKGSYFFSLGYYDNNGIVKLTNFKRLSARVNTSYNFFDGKLKIGENFTFNKTNELMDPGVLDPALRALPIIPVHTVDGIGWGGPVGGMNDRQNPVRLLEYNKDNGYQYQRFFGNVYAELQPVKNLTLKSSFGIDLSNYYKRMLQRSYVSGYLQNKTNAVNIDQSDTEKWTWSNTAQYTAKAGKHHFDVLGGMEMYKDTFKNTWLRKEGFLIETPDYMYPDAGTGDAFNGGSSTYYSLLSYFGKFSYDYDNRYLFSATIRYDGSSRFGKNNRFGTFPAFSAGWRINKEHFAENLIPFFSDLRLRAGWGQTGNQEISNSAVYSLYIANYAGGNPTWATSYGTAYDISGVGSGLLPSGFIATQTKNDDLRWETTTQTNLGLDFGFFNQKLTGSIDVYKKATKDILVLPPYLGVIGEGGDRWINGASMENKGIEIALSYQNETAGGFRYEISGNISMNRNKITALPQSVINNYGGNGTTDNILGRPVNSMYGYIADGLFRTQAEVDNSASQSGKGLGRIRYADLNGDGMIDDKDRTWIGNPNPGFMYGINLNFSYKNFDLSTFWQGIGDVDVINSKKYQTDFWSVDDVGSNKGTRLLNAWSPQNPNSDIPALTTVDSNAESRFSSYYVESGSYLKLRVLQLGYTFPKSLTEHYNIANFRMYASVQNLWTIKSKSFTGIDPETPAFGYPLPLTFNFGVNFSL, from the coding sequence ATGAGAATCGACCTCAATTATTATACGGCCTATTCACAATATGCAAAAAAAACAGAGGTTCTGAACGCAAAACAATTCGGACAGGTGCTTTGGCAGGCGAATATTAATGACGGACTGAACCCGAATAGCAACAATCTGAGCTACAGTTTTGACTGGGGTGTTCAGAATGGCACTCCGACTTTATACAACAGCTATGTTCCGGAATACCTGGATGCCGGAAAAACGATTAAATCAGTTAATACCAACTGGTACGATGAGGTTTCGCAGACCGGAATTGCCAACTCGCTGGATGTTTCTGCTTCGAGTGCTTCGGACAAAGGTTCTTATTTTTTCTCTCTGGGATATTATGACAATAATGGAATCGTGAAACTGACCAATTTCAAAAGATTGTCTGCCCGTGTCAATACCTCTTATAACTTTTTTGATGGAAAACTAAAAATCGGGGAAAATTTCACCTTCAATAAAACCAATGAACTGATGGATCCCGGAGTTCTAGATCCTGCTTTACGTGCTTTGCCCATCATTCCGGTTCATACGGTAGACGGAATCGGGTGGGGCGGACCAGTTGGCGGAATGAATGACAGGCAAAATCCAGTCCGACTTTTGGAATATAATAAAGACAACGGCTATCAGTACCAAAGATTCTTCGGAAACGTTTATGCCGAATTGCAGCCTGTGAAAAATCTGACCTTAAAATCCAGCTTCGGAATCGATCTTTCCAATTATTACAAAAGAATGCTGCAAAGAAGCTATGTTTCGGGCTATCTGCAAAACAAAACCAATGCAGTGAACATTGATCAGTCAGACACCGAAAAATGGACTTGGTCCAATACTGCACAATACACTGCAAAAGCAGGAAAACATCATTTTGATGTTTTGGGCGGAATGGAAATGTACAAGGATACGTTTAAAAATACCTGGCTGAGAAAAGAAGGATTTCTGATAGAAACACCAGATTATATGTATCCCGATGCGGGAACAGGAGATGCTTTCAATGGTGGAAGTTCTACCTATTACAGCCTATTGTCCTACTTCGGGAAATTCTCTTATGATTATGACAACCGTTATCTTTTCTCTGCAACAATACGTTATGACGGCTCTTCAAGGTTCGGTAAAAACAACCGTTTTGGAACTTTTCCTGCATTCTCGGCAGGATGGAGAATCAATAAAGAACATTTTGCAGAAAATCTGATTCCGTTTTTCTCAGATTTGAGATTAAGAGCAGGTTGGGGGCAGACTGGGAACCAGGAAATCAGCAATTCAGCGGTTTATTCGCTGTATATCGCCAATTATGCAGGAGGAAATCCAACGTGGGCAACATCTTACGGGACGGCTTACGATATTTCCGGTGTCGGAAGCGGATTACTGCCATCAGGATTTATCGCAACGCAGACAAAAAATGACGACCTGAGATGGGAAACGACCACGCAGACCAATCTTGGTCTGGATTTCGGATTCTTTAATCAAAAACTGACAGGTAGTATCGATGTTTATAAAAAAGCAACAAAAGACATCCTGGTACTACCGCCTTATCTGGGGGTGATCGGAGAAGGAGGAGACCGATGGATTAATGGTGCATCGATGGAGAATAAAGGGATTGAAATTGCATTGTCTTATCAGAATGAAACTGCTGGTGGTTTCCGCTACGAAATTTCTGGGAACATCTCGATGAACCGCAACAAAATTACTGCACTTCCACAATCCGTTATCAACAATTACGGTGGAAACGGAACAACAGATAATATTCTGGGACGCCCGGTCAACTCAATGTACGGTTATATTGCCGACGGACTTTTCAGGACGCAGGCAGAGGTGGATAATTCTGCAAGCCAGTCGGGTAAAGGCTTGGGAAGAATTCGTTATGCAGATCTAAATGGTGATGGAATGATTGACGACAAAGACAGAACGTGGATTGGCAATCCGAATCCGGGATTTATGTATGGTATCAACCTCAACTTTTCCTATAAGAACTTTGATCTTTCAACATTCTGGCAGGGCATTGGTGATGTAGATGTCATCAATTCAAAAAAATACCAGACTGATTTCTGGAGCGTGGATGATGTAGGTTCCAATAAAGGGACAAGGCTCCTGAATGCGTGGTCTCCACAGAATCCCAATTCGGATATTCCTGCGCTTACGACAGTGGACAGCAATGCAGAATCCAGATTCTCATCGTATTATGTGGAAAGCGGAAGTTATCTGAAGCTGAGGGTTTTACAGTTGGGTTATACTTTCCCGAAATCTTTAACGGAGCATTATAACATTGCTAATTTCAGGATGTATGCAAGTGTTCAGAATCTTTGGACGATAAAATCCAAAAGCTTTACAGGAATAGATCCTGAAACGCCGGCATTCGGTTACCCGTTACCGCTGACGTTTAATTTTGGAGTTAATTTTTCCCTATAA
- a CDS encoding TonB-dependent receptor plug domain-containing protein — protein sequence MKKYKIAIAFCLLPFSYVFAQEVIKGKVVSSNQKPLSGVIVTVSETGANTTTDSSGAFQINDLQKGNTLVFTYPDYSTREVVVDEKTVLNIVLAAEKIKSIDEVIVTGYTKQKKADITGAVSVVDMKDLNKQAEPNPIKSLQGRVAGVNITADGSPSGSNTKVLIRGVGTLNNTDPLYVIDGVPTKAGMHELNPSDIESMQVLKDASSASIYGSRAANGVIIITTKKGKKGR from the coding sequence ATGAAGAAATACAAAATAGCCATTGCCTTTTGCCTCCTGCCTTTTTCGTATGTATTTGCGCAGGAAGTCATTAAAGGTAAAGTAGTTTCCTCAAATCAGAAACCGTTGAGCGGAGTGATCGTAACCGTTTCGGAAACAGGAGCCAATACCACAACAGACAGCAGCGGTGCATTTCAGATCAATGACCTGCAAAAAGGAAATACTTTAGTTTTCACGTATCCGGATTATTCTACCCGTGAAGTTGTGGTGGATGAAAAGACAGTTCTTAACATCGTTTTAGCTGCAGAGAAAATAAAAAGCATAGATGAGGTCATTGTAACCGGATATACCAAGCAGAAAAAAGCAGACATTACCGGTGCGGTTTCCGTGGTGGATATGAAAGACCTGAACAAGCAGGCCGAACCCAATCCGATCAAATCTTTGCAGGGAAGGGTAGCGGGTGTTAACATCACAGCCGACGGATCTCCTTCCGGCAGTAATACAAAAGTGCTGATCCGTGGGGTGGGAACCCTTAATAATACAGATCCACTATACGTAATAGACGGAGTTCCGACAAAAGCGGGAATGCACGAACTTAATCCGAGTGATATTGAATCGATGCAGGTGCTGAAAGATGCATCCTCGGCAAGCATCTATGGTTCCAGGGCTGCCAATGGAGTGATCATCATCACGACCAAAAAAGGAAAAAAGGGAAGATGA
- a CDS encoding glycoside hydrolase family 32 protein, with translation MKKIISTLIIAATFYSGLNAQSDSKASEEQLYRPNYHFTPQKGWMNDPNGLFYFNGTYHLFFQYTPFQSVPDFGKMHWGHAISKDLIKWEELAPAIAYDENGAIFSGSAVVDKDNTSGFGDGKNVPLVAIFTYHNMKKEQAGEIDAQSQAIAYSLDNGKTWTKYSNNPVLKNPGIKDFRDPKVFWDAKRKQWVMGLAVQDRQHFYASKNLKDWTFLSEFGKDFGGHGGVWECPDLFPIKVEGTNEEKWVLIVNINPGGPNGGSAAQYFVGDFDGKTFKMDDVFTKQLEKEKIVWLDWGRDNYASVSFDNVPDNKRVIIGWMSNWDYSPNVPTEKWRGSSTIPREITLKRTKDGYILKNIPVSQLKNYEGKAVKKEINLVSDKKLISKGEIDLSKAVLDIDFKKMTKGVYSFALKNSLGERVVFGIDNNKQELFIDRTQSGKTDFKNNFADRVSKAPLAKNYQNATFKIVLDKTSIEIFFNDGEKVMTEIFFPNEIFSELSLSTDTKGSTVNFNAHQINIK, from the coding sequence ATGAAGAAAATCATATCAACTTTAATCATTGCTGCCACGTTTTATTCCGGGCTCAATGCACAGTCGGATTCGAAAGCGTCTGAAGAGCAGCTTTACAGGCCCAACTATCACTTCACTCCTCAAAAAGGCTGGATGAATGACCCAAACGGACTTTTTTATTTTAACGGAACTTATCACTTATTTTTCCAGTATACGCCGTTTCAGAGTGTGCCGGATTTTGGTAAGATGCATTGGGGACACGCCATCAGCAAAGATCTTATCAAATGGGAAGAACTGGCTCCTGCCATTGCTTATGACGAGAATGGCGCCATATTCTCAGGAAGTGCAGTTGTGGATAAGGATAATACATCAGGTTTTGGCGATGGAAAGAATGTTCCGTTGGTAGCAATTTTTACCTATCACAATATGAAAAAAGAGCAAGCCGGAGAGATTGACGCGCAGTCTCAGGCAATCGCTTATTCTTTGGATAATGGAAAAACCTGGACCAAATACAGCAATAATCCTGTATTGAAAAATCCAGGAATAAAAGATTTCCGGGATCCGAAAGTTTTCTGGGATGCGAAAAGAAAACAATGGGTAATGGGATTGGCGGTACAGGACAGGCAGCATTTTTATGCCTCAAAAAACCTGAAAGACTGGACTTTTCTTTCAGAATTTGGTAAAGATTTCGGGGGACACGGCGGCGTTTGGGAATGTCCGGATCTTTTCCCGATAAAGGTAGAAGGGACCAATGAAGAAAAATGGGTCCTTATCGTCAACATCAATCCGGGTGGACCGAACGGTGGTTCTGCTGCCCAGTATTTTGTAGGTGATTTTGACGGGAAAACCTTCAAAATGGATGATGTTTTTACAAAGCAGCTCGAAAAAGAAAAAATAGTCTGGCTGGATTGGGGACGTGATAATTATGCGAGTGTCTCTTTTGATAACGTTCCCGATAACAAAAGAGTAATTATAGGCTGGATGTCAAACTGGGATTATTCACCGAATGTGCCGACGGAAAAATGGAGAGGAAGTTCCACTATTCCTCGTGAAATAACATTGAAAAGGACCAAAGATGGTTACATTCTGAAAAATATTCCTGTTTCTCAGCTTAAAAATTACGAAGGAAAGGCCGTTAAAAAAGAAATTAATCTTGTTTCGGATAAAAAGCTCATCAGTAAAGGAGAAATAGACCTTTCCAAAGCTGTTTTAGATATTGATTTCAAAAAAATGACCAAAGGAGTTTACTCTTTTGCTTTGAAAAATTCATTGGGAGAACGTGTGGTTTTCGGAATTGATAATAACAAGCAGGAACTGTTTATTGATCGTACCCAATCCGGGAAAACCGATTTTAAGAACAATTTTGCAGACAGGGTTTCAAAAGCACCATTGGCAAAAAACTACCAAAACGCAACGTTCAAAATTGTGTTGGATAAAACTTCCATTGAAATTTTCTTCAATGACGGCGAAAAGGTAATGACCGAAATCTTCTTCCCTAATGAAATCTTCTCGGAACTGAGCTTATCCACCGATACCAAAGGAAGTACTGTGAACTTCAATGCTCATCAGATTAATATCAAATAA
- a CDS encoding sugar porter family MFS transporter, which translates to MNKILMWSITAALAGFLFGFDVVVISGADKKLQTLWNSSDAFHGAVVMGMALWGTVIGAIFGGIPTNTLGRKKTLLVIGVLYAFSAIGTALSNDPYLFAFFRFMGGLGVGASTIAAPAYISEIAPAKDRGRMVSLYQFNIVLGILIAFLSNYLLSGIGDNDWRWMLGVQAIPAAIYTLCVLTIPESPRWLVSHSRIEEAKKVMKILNPDQDSESLIAQMEDDHAESPKENIFMKKYRFPLMLAFLVAFFNQMSGINAFLYYAPRIFGEAGLGEKTALLSSIGIGVVNMVFTLVGVNLIDKVGRRTLMYLGSVGYIISLGLVSMAFYFHWSGLAIPIFLFLFIASHAIGQGTVIWVFISEIFPNHLRASGQAFGSSTHWLLAAIIPSLIPTLFSTIGAGTVFLVFTVAMVFQLLFVMFMMPETKGISLEKLSKTLTK; encoded by the coding sequence ATGAATAAAATTCTTATGTGGTCTATCACGGCAGCTTTGGCAGGATTTCTTTTCGGGTTTGATGTGGTCGTGATTTCCGGCGCAGACAAAAAATTGCAGACGCTTTGGAACAGTTCAGATGCATTTCACGGAGCAGTCGTAATGGGAATGGCATTATGGGGTACAGTGATAGGTGCCATTTTCGGAGGGATCCCGACTAATACATTAGGACGGAAAAAAACACTCTTGGTCATTGGTGTCTTATATGCGTTTTCTGCCATAGGCACGGCACTTTCCAATGATCCTTATCTGTTTGCGTTTTTCAGGTTTATGGGCGGTTTGGGTGTTGGTGCTTCTACGATTGCTGCACCGGCCTATATTTCAGAGATTGCGCCTGCAAAAGATCGTGGCAGAATGGTTTCCCTGTATCAGTTCAATATTGTTCTGGGGATTTTAATTGCCTTTTTATCAAATTATTTATTAAGCGGTATTGGCGACAACGACTGGCGATGGATGCTTGGTGTACAGGCAATTCCAGCAGCGATCTATACATTATGTGTGCTTACCATTCCGGAAAGTCCAAGATGGCTGGTTTCCCATTCCAGAATAGAAGAAGCGAAAAAAGTGATGAAAATTCTGAATCCGGATCAGGATTCTGAAAGCTTGATCGCACAGATGGAAGATGACCACGCCGAATCGCCAAAGGAAAATATCTTTATGAAAAAATACCGTTTTCCGCTGATGTTGGCTTTTCTCGTAGCCTTTTTTAATCAGATGTCAGGGATCAACGCATTCCTGTATTATGCACCAAGGATTTTTGGTGAGGCAGGTTTGGGTGAGAAAACAGCACTGCTCAGCAGTATCGGAATTGGTGTTGTGAATATGGTTTTCACTTTGGTTGGCGTTAATCTCATTGATAAAGTCGGGAGAAGAACACTAATGTATTTAGGTTCCGTAGGGTATATCATTTCTTTAGGATTGGTTTCTATGGCGTTTTATTTCCATTGGTCGGGATTGGCGATTCCTATTTTCCTGTTCCTCTTTATTGCTTCACACGCCATTGGTCAGGGAACCGTGATTTGGGTATTTATTTCGGAGATTTTTCCAAATCATCTCCGGGCATCGGGACAGGCTTTCGGAAGTTCCACACACTGGCTTCTGGCAGCAATCATTCCATCACTGATTCCTACATTGTTTTCCACCATCGGAGCTGGAACCGTGTTTTTGGTCTTTACTGTTGCAATGGTATTCCAATTATTATTCGTGATGTTTATGATGCCGGAAACGAAGGGTATCTCTCTGGAAAAATTAAGCAAAACACTGACGAAATAG
- a CDS encoding substrate-binding domain-containing protein, translated as MKFYGFPKAYRMLFLLFFLVFSSCKKSQKTSDKISIGFSQGLGNHPWRLAMNHSMEIQASLHSEVELNIQKAESSVNKQVQDIQKMIDHKVDVIIISPIDPESLVPVVEKAAAKHIPVILLDRKINSEKYTTYIGADNLEIGKEAANYILSDSKNYKKIIEIKGDDQSSPTIERSLGFQEIIKNNPNTELIKTFKGLPAEAFRRTLDSLGNQSLYVFAFNDELAAIAWQAARNKGLENQIKFIGVDGLNTKDGGIQLVLDGKLNATLLYPTGGAEAIETAIKIHNGVAVPKRIKLNTTIIDRMNAEIMRNQFDKIIEQQGVIESQVQAVKKQIELYSSQKELFRWSIILLVLMFCLVAYAIYLIYAIKIKNKQLMLTNERITIQRNQIETIANELKDSNEARVNFFTGLSHEFKTPITLILSSLESLMDSGKTKGTKPSYELELINKNSNRLLRLVDNLLDFRKIENQTFNLRVSKTNIYDFTYAIFRDFENEAKKRNIKFEIHSQNKNLELYIDRNLMDKVYFNLLSNAFKFTPDNGKIEITIQENGNQAVIRFKDNGIGIPEKEIINVFEAYFKGSNNRKNSSGIGLHLSKQFIQLHLGKIDVSSFQGTEFIISLYKGNKHFNEDQMVKEPSLADTESFVNDAIFTGVEDETITQMHESDRERYSLLLVEDNSDLSFFLSKKLKNEFEVMVSDGTDAIDKALSEIPDIIVCDVNLPDKNGFEICEILKNDLRTSHIPVILLTALDNKESYLQGLKSGVDLYLTKPFSYPILIQSLRALLYNREKLRYYYTNNIGRIVDSKSFGSIEQTFVNNLNQLIKTNIDNPDFSVENLADLLNISRIQLYRKIKAMFDVNVSDYINNFRLEQAKSMLQNPELTISEIAYKTGFSSPNYFSTVFKNKFGISPNAFRKSAGKE; from the coding sequence ATGAAATTTTACGGTTTTCCTAAGGCTTATAGAATGTTATTCCTTCTGTTTTTCCTTGTTTTTTCTTCTTGTAAAAAGTCTCAGAAAACGTCAGATAAAATTAGTATCGGATTTTCCCAGGGCCTGGGAAATCATCCCTGGAGATTGGCCATGAACCATTCGATGGAAATACAGGCCTCGCTTCATTCCGAAGTAGAACTGAATATACAGAAAGCAGAAAGTTCTGTTAATAAGCAGGTTCAGGATATACAAAAAATGATTGATCATAAGGTGGATGTGATTATCATTTCACCCATTGATCCCGAATCCTTGGTTCCTGTGGTGGAAAAAGCAGCTGCCAAACATATTCCCGTTATTTTGCTCGACAGGAAGATCAATTCAGAAAAATATACGACCTACATAGGCGCCGACAACTTGGAGATTGGTAAAGAAGCGGCCAATTACATTCTTTCAGATTCCAAAAATTATAAAAAAATAATCGAAATAAAAGGGGATGACCAATCTTCCCCAACCATAGAAAGAAGTCTTGGCTTTCAGGAAATCATTAAAAACAATCCCAACACAGAGCTGATAAAAACCTTTAAAGGTCTTCCGGCAGAGGCTTTCAGGAGAACACTGGATTCCTTGGGAAATCAAAGTCTGTATGTTTTTGCTTTTAATGATGAGCTTGCCGCCATTGCGTGGCAGGCTGCAAGGAATAAAGGTTTGGAAAATCAAATCAAATTTATTGGCGTTGACGGGCTGAATACAAAAGACGGCGGAATACAATTGGTGTTAGATGGAAAGCTGAACGCCACTTTACTGTATCCGACTGGTGGAGCAGAAGCCATAGAGACTGCGATTAAGATTCATAATGGTGTTGCTGTTCCGAAACGAATTAAGCTCAACACAACGATCATTGACCGGATGAATGCAGAAATTATGCGCAATCAGTTTGATAAAATCATCGAGCAGCAGGGGGTTATAGAAAGTCAGGTACAGGCGGTTAAAAAGCAGATCGAGCTATATTCTTCGCAAAAAGAATTGTTCCGATGGTCTATCATATTGTTGGTATTGATGTTTTGTCTGGTTGCCTATGCTATTTACCTTATTTATGCAATTAAGATCAAAAATAAGCAGCTTATGCTTACCAATGAGAGAATTACTATTCAAAGAAATCAGATTGAAACCATTGCGAATGAGTTGAAAGACAGCAATGAAGCGAGGGTTAATTTTTTTACGGGATTGTCTCACGAATTTAAAACACCCATTACGCTTATTCTCAGTTCATTAGAATCTTTGATGGATTCCGGTAAAACCAAAGGTACAAAACCATCCTATGAGCTGGAGCTGATTAATAAAAACTCCAACCGATTATTACGATTGGTGGATAACTTGTTGGATTTTAGGAAAATAGAAAATCAGACTTTTAACCTGAGGGTTTCCAAAACCAATATTTATGATTTTACCTATGCCATTTTTCGTGATTTTGAAAATGAAGCTAAGAAAAGAAATATCAAATTCGAAATTCATTCACAGAATAAAAATCTTGAGCTCTACATAGACAGAAACCTTATGGATAAAGTCTATTTCAACCTTTTGTCCAATGCTTTCAAATTTACGCCGGATAATGGAAAAATTGAAATTACGATTCAGGAAAATGGCAATCAGGCAGTCATCAGATTCAAAGATAATGGAATCGGGATCCCCGAAAAAGAGATTATCAATGTCTTCGAAGCATATTTCAAAGGTTCCAACAACAGAAAAAACAGTTCAGGAATCGGGCTTCATCTTAGCAAGCAGTTCATTCAGCTTCATCTTGGGAAGATAGACGTGAGCTCTTTTCAAGGAACGGAATTTATCATCAGTCTTTACAAGGGAAACAAACATTTCAACGAAGACCAGATGGTAAAAGAGCCCAGTCTCGCAGATACAGAAAGCTTTGTAAACGATGCCATTTTTACTGGAGTTGAAGATGAGACTATTACCCAAATGCATGAATCTGATAGGGAACGGTATTCGCTGCTTTTGGTCGAAGATAATTCAGATTTGTCCTTCTTTTTAAGCAAAAAGCTTAAAAATGAGTTTGAGGTGATGGTTTCTGACGGTACGGATGCAATTGATAAAGCTTTGAGTGAAATTCCGGATATTATCGTCTGCGACGTTAATCTTCCGGATAAAAATGGTTTTGAAATCTGTGAAATCCTGAAAAATGACCTTCGTACATCACATATTCCTGTTATTCTTCTGACTGCTTTGGACAATAAAGAATCGTACCTGCAGGGACTGAAATCAGGTGTTGATCTTTATCTCACAAAACCCTTCAGTTACCCGATTCTGATACAATCGCTGCGTGCATTGCTTTACAACCGTGAAAAGCTACGTTATTACTATACCAACAATATCGGCAGGATTGTAGACAGCAAGTCGTTTGGAAGCATAGAACAGACCTTTGTGAACAATCTGAACCAGCTTATCAAAACCAATATCGACAATCCGGACTTTTCAGTAGAAAATCTTGCAGACCTGCTCAATATTTCCAGAATTCAGCTTTATAGAAAGATAAAAGCGATGTTTGATGTGAACGTGAGCGATTATATCAACAATTTCCGTCTGGAACAGGCCAAATCAATGCTGCAAAATCCTGAACTGACGATTTCTGAGATTGCATACAAAACCGGTTTTTCTTCCCCGAATTATTTCTCCACTGTTTTTAAAAATAAGTTTGGTATATCCCCGAATGCCTTTAGAAAGTCTGCAGGGAAAGAGTGA
- a CDS encoding Dps family protein, producing the protein MKTNIGLTQQNTEAVAEQLAQLLADETVLYIKTRNAHWNVTGDNFHANHIFFEEQYKQLDELIDSVAERMRKIGHYAPATMKIYLELTHLTEYSDRTNDGLGYMKDLLSDHESIIDFLRGNVTPFAEKYKDYGSSDFITSLIETHEEMAWLIRSYFR; encoded by the coding sequence ATGAAAACAAACATCGGACTTACCCAACAAAACACAGAAGCTGTTGCAGAACAATTAGCCCAATTATTAGCGGATGAAACTGTACTTTACATTAAAACCCGAAACGCCCATTGGAACGTCACCGGCGATAATTTCCACGCCAACCACATTTTCTTTGAAGAGCAATACAAACAATTGGATGAACTGATTGACAGCGTGGCAGAACGTATGCGAAAAATCGGCCATTATGCTCCTGCAACCATGAAAATCTATCTGGAACTCACCCATCTTACAGAATACAGCGACAGAACCAACGACGGGCTCGGCTATATGAAAGATTTGTTAAGCGACCACGAAAGCATCATCGATTTTCTTAGAGGAAACGTTACGCCTTTTGCGGAAAAATACAAAGATTACGGTTCCAGCGACTTTATCACAAGCCTGATAGAAACGCACGAAGAAATGGCCTGGTTGATTCGTTCTTACTTCAGATAA